Proteins encoded together in one Campylobacter peloridis LMG 23910 window:
- a CDS encoding Cj0069 family protein encodes MKKNIVFFEVRGGSDKGEDGHRKDTMPMVNALKEQGWNAEVIFFEVEKKDAIYEYVKNNADAYVSRINPGNLKEENEYFDMLRKLCANGVIGMPHPDAMIGYGAKDALTKLNKTALVPEDTYAYYDIKTFKENFVKTLAKGERVLKQNRGSTGEGIWRVRLIDELPAGATSVPLNAKIKCTEAKDNHTEERELGEFMDFCEQYIVGDNGMLVDMTFLPRIKEGEIRILMLYHTPIYVVHKKPAEGADAFSATLFSGAKYRYDEPKDWQELVDWFLATLPEIRSKLGNYDIPLIWTADFILDTDENGKDKYVLGEINCSCVGFTSPAEFVEPIAKKVAQNIINIVSKN; translated from the coding sequence ATGAAAAAAAATATTGTTTTTTTCGAAGTTAGAGGCGGAAGTGATAAGGGCGAAGATGGACATAGAAAAGATACTATGCCTATGGTAAATGCCTTAAAAGAACAAGGTTGGAATGCTGAGGTTATTTTTTTTGAAGTAGAAAAAAAAGACGCAATCTATGAATATGTAAAAAATAATGCCGATGCTTATGTTTCAAGGATTAATCCAGGAAATTTAAAAGAAGAAAATGAATATTTTGACATGCTAAGAAAACTTTGTGCAAATGGAGTAATAGGTATGCCACATCCTGATGCAATGATAGGATATGGTGCTAAAGATGCCCTTACTAAGCTTAACAAAACAGCTTTAGTTCCTGAAGATACTTATGCATATTATGATATTAAAACTTTTAAAGAAAATTTTGTTAAGACTTTAGCAAAGGGTGAGAGGGTTTTAAAACAAAATCGTGGCTCAACGGGTGAGGGAATTTGGCGTGTAAGATTGATAGATGAATTACCAGCAGGTGCTACAAGCGTGCCTTTAAATGCAAAAATCAAATGCACAGAAGCAAAAGATAATCATACAGAAGAAAGAGAACTTGGTGAATTTATGGATTTTTGTGAGCAATATATAGTAGGCGATAATGGTATGCTTGTAGATATGACTTTTTTGCCGCGTATTAAAGAAGGTGAAATTAGAATTTTAATGCTTTATCATACTCCAATTTATGTAGTACATAAAAAACCTGCTGAAGGTGCTGATGCATTTTCTGCTACACTTTTTTCTGGTGCAAAATATAGATATGATGAACCAAAAGATTGGCAAGAATTGGTTGATTGGTTTTTAGCTACTTTACCAGAAATTCGCTCAAAACTTGGAAATTATGACATTCCGTTGATTTGGACTGCAGATTTTATTTTAGATACTGATGAAAATGGTAAAGATAAATATGTTTTAGGTGAGATTAATTGCTCTTGTGTAGGATTTACTTCTCCTGCTGAATTTGTTGAACCTATTGCTAAAAAAGTAGCTCAAAATATCATTAATATTGTAAGTAAAAACTAA
- the aroC gene encoding chorismate synthase, with protein MNTFGTRFKFTSFGESHGLAVGCVIDGVPAGVKFDAVFLQDMLDKRKPGQNKFSSPRKEEDKAQILSGVFNGYTTGTPIAIMVFNENAHSKDYDNVKDVFRLGHADFTYFHKYGIKDHRGGGRASARESIARVAAGAVAMMLLKEFGIEIMSGVFGVGMLESKLSNDEFDFEYAKNSEIYSLDKNIEQDFKDEITKAKKNKDSIGARVFTRVKNPIKGLGEPLYDKLDSKLAHAIMGINAVKAVEIGSGVKSSYTYGSKNNDALKDGKFLSNHSGGILGGISNGDFIELKTYFKPTPSIFLPQQTQNIHGQNLIYELKGRHDPCVGIRGSVVVSAMVAVVMADVLLLNASANLGNLKKIYK; from the coding sequence ATGAATACTTTTGGAACAAGATTTAAATTTACAAGTTTTGGAGAATCTCACGGCCTTGCTGTAGGTTGTGTTATAGATGGGGTGCCTGCGGGAGTTAAATTTGATGCAGTGTTTTTACAAGATATGCTTGATAAAAGAAAGCCTGGTCAAAACAAATTTTCAAGTCCTAGAAAAGAAGAGGATAAGGCACAAATTTTAAGCGGAGTGTTTAATGGCTATACTACAGGAACTCCCATAGCCATAATGGTTTTTAATGAAAATGCTCATTCTAAAGACTATGATAATGTAAAAGATGTTTTTCGCTTAGGACATGCAGATTTTACTTATTTTCATAAATATGGCATTAAAGATCATAGAGGTGGGGGTAGAGCAAGTGCTAGAGAAAGTATTGCAAGAGTAGCAGCAGGTGCTGTTGCAATGATGCTTTTGAAAGAATTTGGTATTGAAATTATGAGTGGGGTTTTTGGCGTGGGTATGCTTGAGAGCAAACTTAGTAATGATGAATTTGATTTTGAATATGCTAAAAATAGTGAAATTTATTCTTTGGATAAAAATATAGAACAAGATTTTAAAGATGAGATAACAAAGGCTAAAAAAAACAAAGACAGCATTGGTGCTAGAGTTTTTACAAGGGTTAAAAACCCTATAAAAGGACTTGGAGAGCCTTTGTATGATAAGCTTGATTCAAAACTTGCTCATGCTATTATGGGTATAAATGCAGTTAAAGCAGTTGAAATTGGTAGTGGGGTTAAAAGTAGCTATACTTATGGAAGTAAAAACAATGATGCTTTAAAAGATGGAAAATTTTTAAGCAATCATAGCGGAGGAATTTTAGGCGGAATATCAAATGGAGATTTTATAGAACTTAAGACTTATTTTAAGCCTACTCCTTCTATATTTTTACCCCAGCAAACTCAAAATATACATGGTCAAAATTTAATTTATGAATTAAAAGGAAGACATGATCCTTGTGTGGGTATTAGAGGGAGTGTTGTTGTAAGTGCTATGGTGGCTGTTGTAATGGCTGATGTTTTGCTTTTAAATGCAAGTGCGAATTTGGGGAATTTAAAGAAAATTTATAAATAA